One Acidimicrobiia bacterium DNA window includes the following coding sequences:
- a CDS encoding methylated-DNA--[protein]-cysteine S-methyltransferase has protein sequence MTGARVPVIHSATDTPIGPLLVAATPVGLVRVAFAGESWDEVLADLARRFGTCPVATVGALDQIRCQFDEYFAGQRRRFSLPIHWWASPGFRRTARETLYAKVDFGHTVSYLELATMAGRPKASRAVGSAMATNPIPIVVPCHRVVRSSGHLGGYRGGLSVKAQLLELEAGA, from the coding sequence ATGACTGGCGCGAGGGTGCCGGTCATTCACTCCGCCACCGACACCCCCATCGGCCCGCTGCTGGTGGCGGCCACGCCCGTGGGCCTCGTGCGGGTGGCCTTCGCCGGAGAGAGTTGGGACGAGGTACTGGCCGACCTCGCGCGGCGTTTCGGTACCTGCCCCGTCGCCACCGTCGGCGCGCTCGACCAGATCCGATGTCAGTTCGACGAATACTTCGCCGGCCAGCGCCGACGCTTCAGTCTGCCGATCCACTGGTGGGCGTCGCCGGGATTTCGGCGCACGGCGCGCGAGACGCTCTACGCGAAGGTCGATTTCGGCCACACGGTGAGCTATCTCGAGCTCGCCACCATGGCGGGGCGCCCCAAAGCCAGTCGGGCGGTCGGCAGCGCGATGGCCACGAATCCAATCCCGATCGTCGTGCCGTGCCATCGCGTCGTTCGCTCCAGTGGGCACCTCGGCGGGTATCGCGGCGGTCTGTCCGTCAAGGCCCAACTCCTCGAACTCGAAGCCGGTGCCTGA
- a CDS encoding thioredoxin-dependent thiol peroxidase — protein MALNPGDKAPAIKLTDQSGHTVQLKDYKGQKVFVFFYPKADTPGCTTQACGMRDVLDDIGEIVVLGVSPDPPAKQAKFDQKYGLGFPLLSDEDHALAEAYGVWGEKSMYGKKYMGIVRSAFLIDETGKIAEAWPKVSPKDTPANLLKTIA, from the coding sequence ATGGCGCTCAACCCTGGTGACAAAGCCCCGGCCATCAAGCTCACTGATCAGTCGGGCCACACGGTGCAATTGAAGGACTACAAGGGCCAGAAGGTGTTCGTCTTCTTCTACCCGAAGGCCGACACGCCGGGATGCACCACCCAGGCGTGCGGGATGCGTGACGTGCTCGACGACATCGGCGAGATCGTCGTGCTCGGGGTCAGTCCGGATCCGCCAGCCAAGCAGGCCAAGTTCGATCAGAAGTACGGGCTCGGCTTCCCGCTGTTATCCGATGAGGACCACGCCCTCGCCGAGGCCTACGGGGTGTGGGGCGAGAAGTCGATGTACGGCAAGAAATACATGGGCATTGTCCGCTCGGCCTTCCTGATCGATGAGACCGGCAAGATCGCTGAGGCATGGCCGAAGGTCAGCCCCAAGGACACGCCGGCCAACCTCCTCAAAACCATTGCCTGA
- the fabZ gene encoding 3-hydroxyacyl-ACP dehydratase FabZ, with product MRPARSLRHGRRSAPRTRRPTSSKPLPELPSPAEVLPHAAPFLFVDELLAVAPGISATGRWHLRGEEAFFAGHFPGRPTLPGVLMVEALAQVGAIAVLLEPRYAGKLPLFGGIDGVRFRRQVQPGETLDLHVEMGRLSARAGKGHGRASVDGETACEVDLLFVIVDG from the coding sequence ATGAGACCGGCAAGATCGCTGAGGCATGGCCGAAGGTCAGCCCCAAGGACACGCCGGCCAACCTCCTCAAAACCATTGCCTGAGTTACCTTCGCCAGCGGAGGTGCTGCCCCATGCGGCCCCGTTTCTTTTTGTCGACGAACTGCTGGCGGTAGCGCCGGGCATCTCAGCCACCGGGCGGTGGCACCTCCGCGGCGAGGAGGCATTCTTCGCCGGCCACTTCCCGGGGCGACCCACCTTGCCGGGCGTGCTCATGGTGGAGGCACTGGCTCAGGTGGGGGCAATCGCCGTGCTGCTGGAGCCGCGTTACGCCGGCAAGCTCCCGTTGTTCGGGGGCATCGATGGTGTGCGTTTTCGGCGTCAGGTCCAACCGGGCGAAACACTCGACCTCCACGTCGAGATGGGTCGGCTCTCCGCCCGGGCCGGCAAGGGCCACGGGAGGGCCTCGGTGGATGGCGAGACGGCCTGTGAGGTCGATCTGCTCTTTGTGATCGTCGACGGGTGA
- a CDS encoding SDR family oxidoreductase, with translation MTIEPTPRTILVTGGSRGIGLACARAFAADGHRVAVTFSSTAVDEPSLTAVACDVTDPAQVDAAVSEIEEQLGPVEVLVANAGITRDGLLVRMSESDFSEVIDTNLTATWRMTKRVLPGMMKARWGRIVILSSVGAYVGAPGQANYAASKAGLIGLARSIAREYGPRGITANVVAPGPIDTDMLRTLPEDRRAALAGVVPVGRIGTPEEVAATVGFLASDPAAFITGAVVPVDGGLGMGF, from the coding sequence ATGACCATCGAGCCGACCCCTCGCACCATCCTGGTTACCGGTGGCAGCCGCGGTATCGGTCTCGCCTGCGCCCGCGCCTTCGCGGCCGATGGTCATCGTGTGGCGGTCACCTTCTCGTCCACGGCGGTAGACGAGCCAAGCCTGACGGCAGTGGCCTGCGACGTGACCGACCCGGCCCAGGTGGACGCGGCGGTGAGCGAGATCGAGGAACAACTTGGTCCCGTTGAGGTACTAGTGGCTAACGCCGGGATCACTCGCGACGGGCTCCTGGTGCGCATGTCGGAGAGCGACTTCAGTGAGGTAATCGACACGAACCTCACGGCCACCTGGCGCATGACCAAACGCGTGCTCCCGGGCATGATGAAGGCCCGGTGGGGGCGCATCGTGATCCTGTCGTCGGTGGGTGCCTATGTGGGTGCCCCCGGGCAGGCCAACTACGCGGCATCCAAAGCTGGCCTCATTGGCCTGGCTCGCTCCATCGCCCGCGAGTACGGACCCCGAGGTATCACCGCCAACGTGGTGGCGCCGGGCCCAATCGACACCGACATGCTCCGCACGCTGCCGGAGGACAGGCGGGCCGCTCTCGCTGGTGTTGTCCCGGTCGGCCGCATCGGCACGCCCGAGGAAGTAGCCGCTACGGTCGGCTTCCTCGCATCCGACCCCGCCGCCTTCATCACCGGCGCCGTCGTCCCCGTGGACGGTGGCCTCGGGATGGGCTTCTAA
- the acpP gene encoding acyl carrier protein, producing MSDTFERFQALAVEVLAVDAAAVTKEANFADDLNADSLDLAELIMAIEDEFDITVEESELEDITSVGQAFAMVEGKLSAAS from the coding sequence ATGAGCGACACCTTCGAGCGATTCCAGGCCTTGGCGGTGGAGGTACTGGCGGTTGATGCCGCCGCCGTCACCAAGGAAGCCAACTTCGCCGATGACCTCAACGCCGACAGCCTCGATCTCGCCGAATTGATCATGGCCATCGAGGACGAGTTCGACATCACCGTGGAGGAGAGCGAGTTGGAAGACATCACCAGCGTGGGACAGGCCTTCGCCATGGTCGAGGGCAAACTCAGCGCTGCGTCCTAG
- a CDS encoding ketoacyl-ACP synthase III — protein sequence MGGVPSSTTRIIGWGSALPDKVITNADLERTLDTTNEWILSRTGIRERRIGGTTTALGIAAGRVAMDRAGVTGDTIDLVVLCTSTPDAALPASANVIQHELGVRGGAVDLNAACSGFVYGLVATDGFLRAGLRRILLIGSETMSRLVDWDDRGTAILFGDGAAAVVAERSEGPGGLLGFDLGSDGSMSHLLTAEVGGTIRMEGPEVFRQAVRVMVESAQRALHHAGLGIDDVALFVPHQANARILTSACTRLGISEDRTMNNLANVGNTSAASIPLALSMAAEAGRLAPGDRVLLTGFGAGMSWASAVIEWAT from the coding sequence GCGTGCCGTCGTCCACCACGCGAATCATCGGGTGGGGCAGCGCCCTGCCCGACAAGGTCATTACCAATGCCGACCTTGAGCGCACGCTCGATACCACCAACGAGTGGATCCTGTCCCGCACCGGCATCCGGGAGCGCCGCATTGGCGGCACCACCACCGCACTGGGCATCGCCGCCGGCCGAGTGGCCATGGACCGCGCCGGGGTTACCGGCGATACCATCGACCTGGTGGTGTTGTGCACCTCCACCCCCGACGCCGCCCTCCCCGCCAGCGCCAATGTCATCCAGCACGAACTAGGCGTGCGCGGCGGCGCCGTTGACCTCAACGCTGCCTGCTCCGGATTCGTCTACGGACTCGTCGCCACCGACGGGTTCCTGCGGGCGGGGTTGCGGCGCATCCTGCTCATCGGGTCCGAAACAATGTCCCGCCTCGTCGATTGGGACGATCGCGGCACCGCCATCCTCTTCGGCGATGGTGCTGCGGCCGTGGTGGCCGAGCGCAGCGAAGGCCCCGGTGGACTGTTGGGCTTCGACCTCGGATCCGACGGGTCGATGAGTCACCTCCTGACCGCCGAGGTGGGCGGCACCATCCGCATGGAGGGCCCGGAGGTATTCCGCCAAGCGGTACGCGTCATGGTGGAGTCCGCCCAACGGGCCCTCCACCACGCCGGGTTAGGTATCGATGACGTTGCGCTCTTCGTGCCCCATCAGGCCAACGCCCGTATTCTCACTAGTGCCTGCACGCGCCTCGGCATCAGTGAGGACCGCACGATGAACAATCTCGCCAACGTTGGTAACACCTCAGCCGCCTCCATTCCCTTGGCCCTGTCCATGGCGGCTGAGGCCGGTCGATTGGCTCCGGGCGACCGGGTGCTGCTCACCGGTTTCGGCGCGGGCATGTCCTGGGCGTCCGCCGTGATCGAATGGGCCACATGA
- a CDS encoding beta-ketoacyl-[acyl-carrier-protein] synthase family protein: protein MERRRVAITGTGVVSSCGTGVDAFWQGLNASPPSGERRVHDFDASAIFDNPKEARRTDRVTQLALAAATQALAQAGVIDGDPLRRGVLIGTGIGGIGTLEEQILLYAEKGARRVSPFLVPMMMPNAPSATVSMRWGWQGPCQTVSTACAAGTHALIDAAGWIATGRCDVVAAGASEAAMTPVGIAGFTNMTAMSSRQVSEPFSATRDGFVIAEGAAVLILEAWERAEARGATILGEVLGGASTADAHHITAPAPGGRGAFSCMEIALATTGLTPADIAHVNAHGTSTPLNDGAEAEAMARLFGSTGPPVTSIKGVTGHALGAAGAIEAVAVVESMRRGLIPPTAVTTEVDPDLPAIDLVLGDARPWTPGPTLSNSFGFGGHNGTLILAPA from the coding sequence ATGGAACGGCGACGGGTTGCCATTACCGGTACCGGGGTTGTGTCCTCGTGCGGCACCGGGGTGGATGCGTTTTGGCAGGGCCTCAACGCTTCACCCCCCTCAGGGGAACGCCGCGTGCACGACTTCGATGCCTCGGCGATCTTCGACAACCCGAAGGAAGCGCGCCGAACAGACCGCGTCACCCAACTGGCCCTGGCGGCCGCTACGCAGGCCCTCGCTCAGGCTGGCGTCATCGACGGCGATCCACTGCGGCGCGGTGTGCTCATCGGTACCGGCATTGGTGGCATCGGCACCCTGGAGGAACAGATTCTCCTGTACGCCGAAAAGGGCGCCCGCCGGGTATCTCCGTTCCTGGTGCCGATGATGATGCCCAACGCCCCCAGCGCCACGGTGTCGATGCGGTGGGGTTGGCAGGGGCCGTGCCAGACCGTGAGTACCGCTTGTGCAGCGGGCACCCATGCCCTGATTGACGCGGCCGGGTGGATCGCCACCGGGCGGTGTGATGTGGTGGCCGCCGGTGCCTCGGAGGCCGCCATGACCCCGGTCGGCATCGCCGGATTTACCAACATGACCGCCATGTCGTCGCGTCAGGTCTCCGAGCCGTTCTCCGCCACCCGGGATGGCTTCGTGATCGCCGAGGGTGCGGCGGTACTCATCTTGGAGGCCTGGGAGAGAGCCGAGGCACGAGGCGCCACCATCCTCGGGGAGGTACTCGGCGGGGCTTCTACCGCCGACGCCCACCACATCACCGCCCCCGCCCCGGGTGGACGCGGGGCGTTCTCGTGCATGGAGATCGCGCTCGCCACTACCGGCCTCACCCCCGCCGACATCGCCCATGTAAACGCCCACGGCACTTCGACCCCGCTGAACGATGGTGCCGAAGCCGAGGCCATGGCCAGGCTCTTCGGCTCGACGGGACCGCCGGTGACATCCATCAAGGGCGTGACCGGCCATGCCCTGGGCGCCGCTGGGGCCATTGAGGCGGTGGCAGTGGTGGAATCAATGCGACGGGGCCTCATCCCACCTACTGCGGTTACCACCGAAGTGGACCCCGACCTCCCTGCCATCGATCTCGTGCTCGGCGATGCCCGGCCCTGGACCCCCGGCCCCACGCTGTCGAACAGCTTCGGCTTCGGCGGCCACAACGGCACCCTCATCCTCGCCCCCGCGTAA